GTCGGCCGGGTCACCGCCGGCCTCCCACGTCAGCAGCGTCGCGGACTGCGCCGTCGGCGCCCACAGGCGGAACGTCGGCACGTCACCGTCGAAGGTCACGCCGAGGTCGAGATCGGCGACCGCACCGGCGTAGAGGTCGTCGAGCACACCGGGGATCTGCACGCCGGTGAAGGCGGTGACCGCGCCGTCGGCGCCCCGCTGCGACACCATCAGCTGACCCTGCAGCAGCGCCGCAGCGTCGGCATCCGATACGTCGAGTGCGACGAAGTCGGCCAGGGCCGGGAATGCCGCCCGCTGAGCCTCGGTCAGTCCGCCGTCGATCACAGTCAGATCGAAGGCGTCGCCGCCGACGATCTCGTCGTCCTCGAGGGCGAGGGATGCCGCGGGCGAGGCGTGCAGCTGCCAGGTCGCGTCAGCGGCATCCGCCCCGAGGTCCCTCGGCCAGGCGAGGGTGTTCTCGTCGATCCAGTGCGCACGGAGCTCACCGGTACCCGCGAGCGGCGGGTTCGTCACCTCGATCTCGAGCAGGTGGGTGTCGAGGGTGTAGCGGAACACCACCAGCTCGCCGTCGGCTGCGCTGAAGCTGTAGTTGCCGCCGCCGGGGGTACCGCCGACGCCGTAGTTCTCATCCCAGCTCAGGCCGTGGGCGACCTTCGCCTCATACGCCCCGGCGGGGATCTGGTCGGTGGTGAACTCGTAGACTCCGTCGCGGTCTCCGTCGGCCATGAGGGTCGCGAGGCAGTCCGGCGCCCAGTCGCCGGCGCAGCCGAGCTCGTCCTGCATCGAACCGGGGATGGTCACGATGGGGCCCTCGGCCGTGGACTGGGCGATGTTCGAACGCGGGTCGAAGTAGAACGTGATCGGGCCGCCGCTGTGGGTGATGGCGATGTTGGTCCCGTTGAGCACGCCGTCGCCCCCGTAGTTGACGTCCCACGATCCGTTGATGGCGACCTTGTACTCGTAGTCACCGGCAGGGAGGTCGAAGGTGCCGCTCCAGATGCCGTCGGCGCCGAGGGTGAGCTTCGCCGCCTCGCAGCCGGGGGCCCAGTCGCCCGCGCATCCCATCTCGGAATTCAGGCTGCCCGGCACCGTCACCATGTCGATCGGCGACTCCGGCGCTTCGGGCACCTCGAGTGTCACGCCGTTGCCCACCGAGGCGTAGGTCGACGCCGCGGAACGCTGCCCTGCCGCATCGACGCTGACCGCGCGGTACTCCACCAGGGTGCCGGTCTCGAGGCCGCGGATGTCGTGGAAGACGCGCGGGTCGGTGTCCTCGGCCGTGCCGAGGGCCGTCCAGTCCTCGGAGCCGACGACGCGCCAGGCGAAGCTCGTCTCCTGCCACGTCGCGTCCGCGACATCCGCTCCGATCGCCACCTGACCCGAGAGCGCCGCGCCCGGCGCCGGGGCCGACACCGAGAGCTCGTGCGCCGCCTCGGGGGCGGTGACGGTCGTGTCGGCGCGGTAGACGACCGCCGACAGAGCGGGCACGGTGACCGAGGTCACCGAGGCGGCATCGGTGGCGAGGCCCTGGTCGGCGCCGTAAATCGGGGCGAACGAGGCATCTGCGGTCAGGGTCGTCACCTCGACCGTCTTGTCGGCCGCGGTGTTGTTCAGGGCCACGAGGTACTCGGTCTTCTCGTCGCGGTCGACGCGTGAGAAGGCGTAGACACCCGCGCCGTTGTCGGCGTAGCGCTCGATCTGCGCACCGGTCGCCAGCGCCGGGTGGTCTGCGCGCAGCTGCGACAGGGCGGCGATGTGGGTGTAGACGGGGGCGGCGGTGTCGAAGCGGTCGACGGAGCCCGCGGTCTCACCGGTGAGGAGCGTCTGCTCCTGATACTCGGCGACCTGGCTGGCGAAGAGGCTCTGCCGGGCGCTCTTATCGTTTCCGGGGTCAGCGCCGGCGAAGCCCTGCTCGTCGCCGTAGTAGACCACAGGCTGGCCGCGGCCGAAGAACATCAGCTCGTGAGCGAGGAGGTCGCGCGCCAGCGCGTCATCCGTGTTCTTCAGGAAGTATCCGACCCGGCCCATGTCGTGGTTGCCGAGGAAGGTCGGCAGCGCCGTCGCCGAGCTGTCAGGCGTGGTGTACCGGTCGTCGCCGGCATACAGGCTCTGCAGACCCTTGGCGCTGTTGCCTGCCGCGAAGCTGATCGCCGACGACTGGAAGGCGAAGTCGAGCACGCTGTTCATGTCGGTGTCGCGGACGTAGGGCGAGAGCTTCACCGGATCGGCGTCGTAGACCTCGCCGAACATGAAGAAGTCGGGCTTGCCCTGGGCGTGGGCGTAGTCGAGCACCTCGGTCGACCAGGTCTCCCAGAACTCGAAGTTCACGTGCTTGGCGGTATCGATGCGGAACCCGTCGATGCCGAGGTCGATCCAGTCCTGGTACACCTGCACGAAGCCGTTGACCACGGTGGGGTGCTCGGTCATCAGGTCGTCGAGACCCGAGAAGTCGCCGTAGGTGACCGACTCCCCAGACCAGGTCGAGTCGCCGCGGTTGTGGTACAGCGTCGGGTCGTTCAGCCACTCGGGGGTCTTGGCGTTCTGATCGGCTTCGGCGATGACCGGGGTGTAGGGGAAGGATGTCGCGGGGTCGAGCTCGGGGAAGGTGTCGCCGCCGGCGTAGTCATCGGGGGTGAAGGCGTTGCCGGCCGCATCGAGGTAGGGCGAGGTCGCCTGGTCGATGTAGGAGTACTGGCCCTCCGCGTAGGAGATGACGTCGGCCGTGTGGTTGGTGATGATGTCGAAGTAGACCTTGATGCCGCGGTCGTGGGCTTCGGCGATGAGGGCCTCGAGCTCTTCGTTGGTACCGAGGTGCGGGTCGATGCGGGTGAAGTCGGTGACCCAGTAGCCGTGGTACCCGGCGCTGGCGTTCTCACCCTCGCCCTGCACCGGGCGGTTGGCGAAGCTCGGGGTCAGCCAGATCGCACTCGTGCCGAGACCTTCGATGTAGTCGAGGTTCGCACGCAGACCGGCGATGTCGCCGCCGTGGAAGAAGCCCTTGTCGGTCGGGTCGAACCCGGTCGCGAGGCGGTCGCCCTCGAATCCGCCGGTGTCGTTCGACGGGTCGCCGTTGGCGAACCGGTCGGTCATGACGAAGTAGAACTGCTCGTCGCTGCCGGGCTGACGCACCGGCGATGCGACGAGCGCGTCATCGGCGTCCTCGTAGTCGCCGCGGAGGCTGAGCGCTTCCAGACCCACTCGGTCGAGGGAGTCGTCGAAGGTGAAACGCAGGGTGGTGGGTCCGGCGACGGTGAGCGGGATGTTGTCGGCGCCACCGTCGAGGCCGTAGGCCTCGTCCCATGCGTCGTTGAGCGCGACCTTGTACTCGTATGTGCCGGCGGGCACCTCGAACTCGGCCGAGTACACGCCCTCGGTGTCGGTCAGGGCGAGCTCGGTGGCCGCGCAGTCGGGCTGCCAGTCATCGGAGCAGCCGAGCTCGGACTGCAGAGATCCGACGAGGGCGACGGTGCGCGCGTCGTCGGGCGGGGTCGCCGCGGTGGCCGCGGGCGCGAGCGCGACGCTCCCGGTGAGGACGAGCGTGGCGCCGGTGAAGACGGCCAGAACGCGGCGGATACGGGAGGAGGTCGGCTTCGACACGGGGCTCCTGGAGGGGCGGCACGGCGACGTGCGGATGGGGGACTCCGGGCGACCGTACCTGGGAAAGCGTTCTGTTTGCAAGCGCTTACATCATGAGAATCCCTTAACGTTAGGGCTTTGCGCGGGTGTGCATCGGTTTGTTGCCCCATCCCCGCAATCGCTTGCAGTCGAGCGGGAGGCGGGTCTGCGGTGGGCGCGTCCCGAAACCTCTCCCCCGCTCTCCCCTGGCCGACAGGTGAATGGATACGATGTGCCGGGCTGGGGAAAGCGCTTCAGGATCGGGGAAAACATGACGACGACGGTGACGGAGCAGACACAGGACGTCCGCGTGCGGGTCGCGCGGGGGTGGTACGGCGCGATCGCGGTGGTCGTCGCCATCGCCCTGGTGATTCAGATCGTCTTGATCCTCACCGGTGGACAGGACGCGAATTCGGGGTCGAATGCGACCGGACCCATCGGCACACGTCTGGTCAGGCTGTTCAGCTTCTTCACCATCCAGAGCAACCTGTTCGTGCTCGCGACGTCGATCGCGCTGATGCTGAACGTACACCGCGACGGGAAGGTGTGGCGGGTGCTCCGGATGGATGCCCTGCTCGGCATCATCATCACCGGTCTCGTCTACGAGACCGTCCTCGCCCGCCTCGTCGACCCGCAGGGCTGGGCGCTGGTCGCCACGATCGGCTTTCACTACATCGCGCCGTGGGCGACGCTCATCGGCTGGCTCATCTTCGGGCCGCGACCCCGGATCTCATGGATGACGACGCTCCTCGTCTTCATCTGGCCGGTGCTGTGGCTGGTGTACACCTTCATCCATGGCGCGGTCACCGGGTGGTACCCGTATCCGTTCCTCGACGTCACCGAGATCGGCTTGACCGCATCGATCCTCAACTCCCTCGTCGTGCTCGCGATCGGCATCGTGCTGGCGATCATCCTCACCGTGATCGACCACCGCCTCCCGTCGCTGGTGCGCGGGCGGGCGGAAGATGTTCGGGAATGAGTCGCGCGTCCTGAGAGTCCGGGGCGAGACCTTCGAGTGGCGTCTGCGCGACGGCGCGAATCAGTTCGCGTGGCTCAGCGGCCCGAACACGGGGTACGGCTTCGCCATCGGCCGAACCGACGGCGCTGCGCTCGCCGACGCCGAGGCGCGCGATCACATCGCGGCGTTCCTGGCCGAGATCGACCCCGCCACGGGGTACCTGCGGGACTGAGCCGCCCCCACGCGCGACGCGCGGCGTCCCGAACTCCTGCAGTTCACGCGACGTCGGGCCGTAAAGTCCCGAATCCCCGCGCTCCGCGCCGAATCTGCAGGAGTCAGGGACAGCGGCGTCGGCGTAACTCCTCAGATTTCGCGTTCGACCGCCGGGAAGTGCCCTCTGGGCCAGCGACCTGCGCGGTGGAGAGGAGTTGTGCAGGCGGCCCGCCGGGCGACGGACTCGCCGTCCACCGCCTGGACCCGAAACCTGGCCCTGCAGAAGCCTGGAGGCTAGGGGCGCACCATGACGCAGCAGTCGACGGTCGAGCCGGCCGCCACCGCGCCGCCAAGCCGTCCGGTCAGCCGCGGAATCGTCTTCGCCGTCGGCGTCCTGCTGATCCCCTGACGTCGGCGAGCACCCGGTCGATCCAGCCGCGACGGTCGAGGGAAGAGATGTCGTGTCGCTCGAACCATCCGATCTCGATCAGCTCGACGCCGTCCGGCGTCGGCGGCGTCCGCAGCACGCACTCGTAGGCGGTCGTCACGTACCCCACCCGGTCGCCGTTCGGGTACGTGACCATGAGCGGCTCACCGCCGTA
The Microbacterium sp. SLBN-154 DNA segment above includes these coding regions:
- the pulA gene encoding pullulanase-type alpha-1,6-glucosidase; this translates as MSKPTSSRIRRVLAVFTGATLVLTGSVALAPAATAATPPDDARTVALVGSLQSELGCSDDWQPDCAATELALTDTEGVYSAEFEVPAGTYEYKVALNDAWDEAYGLDGGADNIPLTVAGPTTLRFTFDDSLDRVGLEALSLRGDYEDADDALVASPVRQPGSDEQFYFVMTDRFANGDPSNDTGGFEGDRLATGFDPTDKGFFHGGDIAGLRANLDYIEGLGTSAIWLTPSFANRPVQGEGENASAGYHGYWVTDFTRIDPHLGTNEELEALIAEAHDRGIKVYFDIITNHTADVISYAEGQYSYIDQATSPYLDAAGNAFTPDDYAGGDTFPELDPATSFPYTPVIAEADQNAKTPEWLNDPTLYHNRGDSTWSGESVTYGDFSGLDDLMTEHPTVVNGFVQVYQDWIDLGIDGFRIDTAKHVNFEFWETWSTEVLDYAHAQGKPDFFMFGEVYDADPVKLSPYVRDTDMNSVLDFAFQSSAISFAAGNSAKGLQSLYAGDDRYTTPDSSATALPTFLGNHDMGRVGYFLKNTDDALARDLLAHELMFFGRGQPVVYYGDEQGFAGADPGNDKSARQSLFASQVAEYQEQTLLTGETAGSVDRFDTAAPVYTHIAALSQLRADHPALATGAQIERYADNGAGVYAFSRVDRDEKTEYLVALNNTAADKTVEVTTLTADASFAPIYGADQGLATDAASVTSVTVPALSAVVYRADTTVTAPEAAHELSVSAPAPGAALSGQVAIGADVADATWQETSFAWRVVGSEDWTALGTAEDTDPRVFHDIRGLETGTLVEYRAVSVDAAGQRSAASTYASVGNGVTLEVPEAPESPIDMVTVPGSLNSEMGCAGDWAPGCEAAKLTLGADGIWSGTFDLPAGDYEYKVAINGSWDVNYGGDGVLNGTNIAITHSGGPITFYFDPRSNIAQSTAEGPIVTIPGSMQDELGCAGDWAPDCLATLMADGDRDGVYEFTTDQIPAGAYEAKVAHGLSWDENYGVGGTPGGGNYSFSAADGELVVFRYTLDTHLLEIEVTNPPLAGTGELRAHWIDENTLAWPRDLGADAADATWQLHASPAASLALEDDEIVGGDAFDLTVIDGGLTEAQRAAFPALADFVALDVSDADAAALLQGQLMVSQRGADGAVTAFTGVQIPGVLDDLYAGAVADLDLGVTFDGDVPTFRLWAPTAQSATLLTWEAGGDPADAERHEAEWDAASGVWTVEDGSALAGVEYLWEVVVYAPSTGAIETNQVTDPYAVALTLNSTASVAVDLADDDWRPEAWEETPAPVIDRPVDRAIYELHVRDFSIGDTTVPEEERGTYRAFTRDSAGTAQLRELADAGINTVHLLPTFDIATIEEDRAMQAQPDCDLASYGPADTAQQACIEAIADADGFNWGYDPYHFSTPEGSYAVDAEGGARVHEFREMVGALHGMGLQVVLDQVFNHTAQSGQGEKSVLDKVVPGYYHRLNLAGAVETSTCCQNVATEHELAEKLMVDSVVLWAKEYKVDGFRFDLMGHHSKANMLAVRAALDELTLEEDGVDGSAIYLYGEGWNFGEVANNALFEQATQGQLGGTGIGTFSDRLRDAVHGGSPVAGETVQQQGFGTGLGTDPNGAPINGTPEEALADLGLQTDLVKLGLAGNLRDFTLTDHTGAVKAGDELDYRGSPAGYAEQPDEIITYVDAHDNETLYDLSVLKLPADTAMADRVRMNTLSLATTAFAQTPSFWHAGTELLRSKSLDRNSYNSGDWFNRIDWTGQESTFGSGLPRAADNEDKWAIMSPLLADPALKPAAADIAAAEASALDLLRTREDVDLLRLGSAALIQEKVSFPGSGPEAPAGLLVMLVDDLLGEDVDPELSGALVVFNVSPDAVSQTLPELEGRAFALAPTLADGTDEVVKSTTWDAATGALTVPARSVAVLVEDQADGGSGEEPGEGPGDGSGEGPGDGSGEQPGAGSGGGSDDDGASTGGDSAAPGVLGVTGSELPFGLAIAAVLLLLGGALMVILRRAAVRRG
- a CDS encoding Pr6Pr family membrane protein; the encoded protein is MTTTVTEQTQDVRVRVARGWYGAIAVVVAIALVIQIVLILTGGQDANSGSNATGPIGTRLVRLFSFFTIQSNLFVLATSIALMLNVHRDGKVWRVLRMDALLGIIITGLVYETVLARLVDPQGWALVATIGFHYIAPWATLIGWLIFGPRPRISWMTTLLVFIWPVLWLVYTFIHGAVTGWYPYPFLDVTEIGLTASILNSLVVLAIGIVLAIILTVIDHRLPSLVRGRAEDVRE